Part of the Desulfovibrio legallii genome, AATCCTTTCCCAATTGTTTTCCCCAGCGTCCTTACGTCATCAGTTTTACGTTTCCGGAGTTCACCTCCCTTTGCCCTGTGACCGGCCAGCCCGACAGCGGGATCATCACGGTGGAATACATCCCGGACCAGCGCTGCGTGGAGTCCAAGAGCTTCAAGCTCTATATGTTCGCCTTCCGCAACCACCAGTCCTTTATGGAAACCATCACCAACACGGTGCTGGAGGATCTGCGCGCTCTCATGGACCCCTGCTGGTGCCGGGTCAAGGGCTTGTTCGCCCCGCGCGGCGGTACCCGCATCCATGTTTTTGCCGAGGATTTTAAAGAACTGCCGGAAGAACGCGAGCGCTTGGTGCGCGCGGCCGTGGCCGCCTGGAAGTCTGAGCCCGACCCGCACCGGCCGTAAACCGCACCCTGCGTGCAGGGGGACCACAAAAACCGCACGTCCGACCTTGCCGTGACCTGCGGATTCTTCCCCCTCGCCAAGGGTGCGGCCTCTGTGTACGGCCGTGCGGTATGCCCTGTGCCCGCTCATGTGTCCCCGCAACCCTGTAAAGGACGACCACCGTGYGGCCAGTGACAGAAAAGCCCCACGCGCCGACGGCCCCTGAAGCTCCGGCGGCGCAGTTGGCCCGCACAGCGGCCCGGCTGGGCGGCTATGCCCTGGCTTCGCGTCTGCTGGGGCTGCTGCGGGATATGTGCATGGCCTGGCTGGTGGGCAGCGGCCCCACGGCGGACGCTCTGGCCGCCGCCCTGCGCCTGCCGCACGCCCTGCGCCGCCTGCTGGGGGAAGGCTCCCTGTCCATGAGCCTCACCGCGGCTCTGGTGCGCCATTGTCGTCCAGATACGGCGGCGGGTCGCAGTTACCTTGCGCAGGTGGGCCGCGCCCTGGCTGTGCGCCTGGGAGCAGCGCTGGCCCTGCTGCTTCTTCTGGCCGTGGCGGCCGCGCCCTGGCTGGCGACAGGACTGGCTCCGGGCTTTGCCGGGCCGGAGCGGGAACTGGCGATCTTTTTGCTGCGCCTCTGTCTGCCCTATGGGCTGGCGGCCTGCATGGCGGCCCTGGGCACGGCCCTGCTGCACAGTCTGGGCCTGTTCCGGCTGCCGGGGCTTTCGCCTGTGCTGTTCAATGTCGTGGCCCTGGCCTTTGCCGGGGCGGCGGCTTTGGGGCTGTGCCCTCCGGCCCCGGCCCTGGCCCTGGGCATGAGCTGCGCGGGCTTGGCCCAGTGGGCCCTGCTGTGGTGGGGCGCGCGCCGCGCCTTGCGCCGACCGGGGCCTACAGGGGCGTCTCTGGGGGGCGCCGCTGCCGCCTTGTCTGAGACTGTCGTTGCGGCAGCGGCAAGGTCTGCGCCCGCACCTGCCCCCGTATCTGCGGCAGGGGCCGCTGCCTGGCGCTGTCTGGCGGGCACGCCCGCGGGCCTGCTGGGGGCCTGCGCGCCGCAGTTCTGCCTGCTGGCGGCGGCGGCTTTGGCCTCCGGCCTGGGAGCGGGTCTGGTGGCCGGTCTCTATTATGCTGAACGTCTGCTGGAAGTGCCCCTGGGCCTGGTGGGCGCGTGCCTGGGCACGGCCAGTCTGCCCGCCCTGAGCCGCCTGGCCGCGCAGGGCCGCCAGGCGGATTTTGCCGCAGCCCTGCGCACGGCCCTGCGCCTGACCTTGCTGCTCAGTCTGCCCGCTGTTGCGGGCCTCTGGGCCGTGGGCGCGCCCCTGGTGCGGGCTTTGTTTTGTCATGGCGCGTTTGACGCCCAGGCTGCACAGACCGCCTGGTTGATGCTGACCGGTTTTTTGCCCGCGCTGCCGGCTCTTGCCTGCAACCGTTCCCTGCTGGCGGCCTGCAACGCCCTGGGCCAGGAGCGGCGCACGGCGCTGAGCGCCCTGGCCGCCGTGGCGTCCACCCTTGCGGTGGGGGCCGCGCTGGTACATAGTCGTGGGGCCGGGCTGCTGCCCCTCGCATTTGTGCCGCCGCTGGCCGCCGGCGTGGGATTGTGGCTGCAGACGGGCTTTCTGCTGCGCGCCCTGGCCGTGGCCCTGGGCCGCGCCGGGGCGGCAAACGCGGGGGCCGTCGCCGTGTCCGCCTGTCTGCCCGGCTGGGCGGCGGTGCTGCGGCACGGGCTGGCCGCCCTGGTTACGGGGCTGGCGGCGCGGGGGCTGGTGCTGTTGACGGAGGGTTGGCCTCCGGGGTCTGGTCTGGCCGTGGCCGTGTCTGGCGGCGCGGTTGCCTGGGTCATGGGTCTGCTGCTGTTGCGGGATGGGGATATGCTGGCCCTGGCCGCGCATCTGCGCGGTCGGGGAGTGCTGGATTCCGTCAGAGAAACGCGGGGGACCGCCCCCCGTCGGTGAGTGTTATGCGCCACATTTTTTCCGTCAGACGACGTCGGCTGGCTTTGCTCCTCTGGGCGGCAAGTCTGCTGCTGTTTTTGCTGCTGGGCGTCTGGAACATCAATGCCGACAAGGAAGAGACCGCCAACCGCCTGAGCGGCGATGCGGGCCGCATGGCGGCTCAGCTGGCGGCCCTGCTTTCCCTGCCCGCCTGGGAACTGGACGAACTTACGGCCCGCACCATTGTCATGGCTGCCATGGAGGACGAATCCATCTACGCCATCAAGGTGCAGACCAAACGAGGCATGCTGGAGGGCCAGCGCCGCAACTACCAGTGGGAACCCGTGCCCTGGGACGATGAGATCACCGAAGACAGCGTGCAGGGCATGAACCCCCTTAAAATGGAAGGCCGGGTGGTGGGCTCCGTGGAGGTTTATCTTTCCCCCCGCGTGAGCGATGAAGATCTGGCCCGCAAGGCCCGGCGGGAGGTCTGGCGTTTTGCGCTTTCGGCCCTGTTGGCCACGGGCGTGCTGGGCCTGCTGCTCTGGCAGTGGGGCGACCTGGACCGTCTGCGCGGTCTGACCCGGCGGGGCGGCCGTGCGGACGGTCCCGCAGAGGGGCTGGAGGCCGTTGCCGGTGCGGCATTCGGGGCTGCAAAACCTTCTGCTGCAAAGCCGGGTTCGGCGGGCACGGGGGCGGACGCCGAAGGTGTGCCCTGGGGCGAAGCTCCGGCGGATGGCGTGTCGGGCCGGGTGAAAGACGACGCTTTGAGCGCCGGGGCCGTGGTCAGCCCGGCTCTGGGGCGGGCCTTTGCGCTGCGTCGGCCCGAAGCCTGGCGGGTGACGGCGGGGCTGTTTGGTCAGACCTTTGCCCATGCGCCCTTCCTGCTCGGCCGTCTGTATGAGGACGGGGACGCGGCGGCCCTCTGCCGCTTGGGGCAGGTACTGGAAAAGGCGGCCCCGGCCGTGGGCGCGGAGCGCCTGGCCGCGGCGGCCCGCGCCATGCAGGCCGCCCTCAACGATCCGGATTGCCCCACTACGGCTCTGGCCGTGGAAGACTGCCTGCACGCCCTGGAAGAGGTGCTGCGGACCCTGGACGGCGCGCCGCAAGGCCCGTCTTCGGAACAGACCGTTTAGAGCGCCGCATTTTTGCAAGGCTTCGGCGGCCGCCTACGCGGACGCCCGCCGGGGCGCAGACACAGCAATACAGACGTCGGGGCGGCACACCGCCCCTGTGCACATGTATAGGAGAGAGTGGTATGGGATTTTTCAGCGCCATCAAGAAGATATTCGGCGGTGAGCCCGGAGAAGCCGCGCCCGGAACAGTTGCGCCGGAAGGGAGCGGGCCCGTCGCACCGGCCCCGGCAGCGCCTGCGGTCGCCCCGCAGGGCGGCGCTTCCGAAACTGCGCCGGAATCCGCATCGGCTACAGAGGCGGTGGCGTCGTCCGCGTCGCCCGCCGTCGCCGCGCAGGAGACGGCCCTGACCCTGCGCCTACGCGAGGCCGAGCCGCGTCTTTCGGTCTGGCTGGGCATTGTGCTGGAAGGCGTGGAAGAAACTGGCGAGGCCCTCCGGCAACGGCTGCTTTTTCTGCTGCGCGCCCTGGACGCCCCGGAGGCCGAGGCCCAGGCCTTTGTGCGGGATTTTGAGGGCTGGCTTGCCCGCATGGACTACCGGCTGGTGGAGGAATTCCGCTCCGAGCTGCAGTACCGTCTGGCTCTGGCCCTGGACCTGGAGGACGAGGAGGACGAGCGCAACCGTCTGTTTGTGAAGATCAGCGAAGGCCTCAGCCGCACGCGGGAACAGCTGGCCCGCGGCCTGGACACGCTGTTTGCCGGGCACGGTGAGCTGGACGAAGCCTTCTGGGAAGAGCTGGAAGAGCTCTTCATCATGGCCGACCTGGGCTATGAACCGGCGCTGGAGCTGGTGGAGCGCCTCAAAGAGCGCGCCCGTAAGGAAAAGATCACCCAATCCGAGGGCGTGCGCGAGCTGCTCAAGGCCGAGCTGGAGGACATTTTCCGCGCGCCCCGGCGCATTGCGGCCGTCAATCCGCCCGAAGTGGTACTCATGATCGGCGTCAACGGCGTGGGCAAGACCACCACCATCGCCAAGCTGGCCCATCGGGAGCGCATGCAGGGCAAAAAGGTCATGATCGCCGCGGCAGACACCTTCCGCGCGGCGGCCATAGAACAGCTGCAGGTCTGGGCCGAGCGCGTGGGCGCGCTGTTTTACGCGCGGCAGGCGGGTTCGGATCCGGCGGCCGTAGCCTATGAGGCTGTGGAACGCGCCGTGAAGGAAGGGGTGGACGTGCTGTTTGTGGATACGGCGGGCCGCTTGCAGACCAAGGTCAACCTCATGGAAGAGCTCGCCAAAATCCGCCAGGTGCTGGGCAAAAAGCACCCCGGCGCGCCGCACCGCAGCATTCTGGTCATCGACGCCACTACAGGGCAGAACGCCCTTTCGCAGGTCAAACTTTTCAAGGAAGCCGCCGGGGTGGATGAGCTTATCCTCACCAAGCTGGACGGCACGGCCAAGGGCGGCGTGGCCATTGCCGTGGCCATGCAGCACCATTTGCCCATTACCTATGTGGGCCTGGGCGAAAAGCTGGAAGACCTGCGCCCCTTCAACGGCGCGGACTACGCCCGCGCGCTGCTGGAAGCGCCGTCAAGTTCCGCGCCTGTCGGCCGATAAGACCAACAAGGGGCCAAAGTCTTGGGCAGGGCGGGCAAGCCGTCCGTCAGTCCTGGCCGTATTCCTGCTTGAGGACGGCTTCGGCCTTGATGCGGTCCAGCAGCTCGGCAAAGGTGGCTTTGACATGCTCGCGGATGTCGCCGGCCACCACCAGAAAAAGCAGGTCGTCCCCAGGGCGGAGCAACCCCTCGGCGCTTTCGGCCAGAATGGCAAATATGCCGGGGCGTTGTTCCATCTCCCTGCAGATGGCGGACATTTTGGCCCTGTCCGGGGTGACGCGCACCTGGCTTACGGGGCTATGGTCCTTGCGCGACCAGGCGCGCACTACGCCGTTGTGCACCAGGGTCATGCCCACGTGTTCGGCGAAGCCGGGGCGGGCTTTGAGTTCCTGCAGCGTTTTATTAATATCCATGGCTACCTCTTGCATTGGGGCTGGCGGCACGGGCCGACCGTGTCGGCAGCTTGGTTACGGTTGCTGATGGTAGTCCTTTTCAGTCGGTTTTCAAAGGATATTGTGCATGGCGCAGTTATCGCAATTATTGGCCCGCCTGCCGGAGTGCCGGGAAGTGCGCATGAGCGCCACGGGGCATGTGCTGTGGGTCTGCTGGCAGGGGACGCTGGCCCCGGCCGTGGGGCAGACCCTGCTCAACTACGGCGGCATGCAGGTGGGCGAGGCAGCGGAACAGTCCCTTTGGTTCTTTTTTACGGATGACGTGTTTCTGGCCCTGGCGCGTCTTCAGGTCTGGGGCAATTTTAATGAGCTTGCGGTGGGCGTGGAGCTTATGCCGGGCCGGCTGCAGATGGGGCGGCGGCGCGAAGCCACTGTCTTGCTGGACGCTGCCCTGCAGAATCAGGAAATGCTGGTCACAGACCAGCTGGATGTCTGGGTGCACCCCAAGAGCCGTGAGGGCAGGGGCACCATGCCCGGCATCAGTTTTGAGCGTCACGCCGCCCGCCAGGGCATGGCCGCTGCGGATTGGTCCGGCATGGTTGTGGATGTGCGCATGCCCTACGCCTCCACCCAGTCCTGGTTTGCCATTCTGCACCCTTTGGGCAGCCCGCTGGATAAGGCTTTTCAGGCCGGCTGGAGCGCCATGTTTAAAAGGGTGGAAGCCCTGCTGCAGCAGCTCAAAATCAAGTTTATCGTCCATGAAACCTTTGTCATGCTGGCACTGGAAAATCTGCTCATGCTGCGCACCTTTATGCGCGATTACCTGCACAGCTTCGACAAGGAACACGGCGAAGGGGCCCACTGGCCCTGCGTCTGCGTGCTGGCAGACCGCAATAACCTCAATTTTAACAGTGAATTGCCCAAGAAAATCGGCCTGCAGTGGGATAAACTCATGCCCGATTTTCCCTACCTGAGCTACCGCAATGCCTATTTGCTGGGCGAGGGCTTTACGGTGCAGGATCTGCGCTACACGGGCGAACAGATGTCCGTGGACAACTGGTGCAACGTGCTGCTGGATGAAAACAGCTTGAGCGGCCGTTCCATCCCCCTGCTCATGCCTGGCCAGCTCACGGCCGGCAACGGCGTGGGCTGCTTTTACTGCGGCGTGCACAGCCATACAGCCGAACAGTGCCCCACCAGAGCCTGCCCCCCCAGCCGGGCACAGGTTTGGGACGACCTGGCCGGGATGGATCTGGAGTCGATTAACGAAGGCTTTCGGCAGACAGAACTGGCCCTGGCGGAACAAGGCGTGGCGGCCTACCCCGCCCTGCTGGCCGGGGGCGGCCCGGCGGCCACAGTGCTGGCGGCCGTGCTGGACCTTAACGGCGCCTGCCAGTTGCGCAACGTGCCCCGGCGCTGGCTGTACCGCAGTCACGACCCCGATACGGAAGGAGAAAATCCGGCCAGGGACGACAGCCCGGCCTGGGTCCTTTTGGACGCTCTGGCCGGAGCCGGGCCCGATGAACTGGCTGACCTGGAAAAAAGGATCACGCAGACCATTGCCCGCCACCAGCGCGACCCGCGCCTGCGCATGGTGCTGGCGTTCACTCAGGTGGAACGGGGTGAGCTTGAGCGCGCCCTGGGCTCCTTCCGGGAGGCGGCCTCCCTGACCCCTTCACCGGCCCTGCAGGCCTGGAATGAGTTTTTACAGGCCCGGCTGGCTGAGGAACAGGGGCAGTTCGGCTCTGCTATTGAGCAGTACACCCAGGTCTGGCGGGTCATGCCCCAGTGGCGCGAGGTCAGGTATAGGGGGATGGTCTGCAAGGTCAAAATGGGCTTTGCCGAGCCGGTTCTGGACCAGATTGTCAAACTGGTGCGCGAAGACCCGACCTACTTTAACCGCGTGCTCATCGACCCGGCCCTGGAGCGGGGCCGCCTGCTCATTCTTTCTGCCCTCTACGAGCTGTGGGAAGAAGCCCGCAAAAAGGCCGAGGCCGAGCGCGTCTGCATCAACGAGCTGCGCGCGCGGCTGGAGGCCTGGTTCCCCGCCGACCACCCCGTACAGCTGCAGATGGGCGAACGCCTGGGCAACCTGGAGGCGCTTTCCAACGTCAGCAACTACATGGCTTTTCTCAAGGTGGTGGCGGACCGTCCCACCCTGGAAAGCGAACTGGACGCAGCCATTGCGCAACAGGTGGAAGACCTGCGCAACCGCTACAAATACTATCTGGACATCCTGCAGGAAATCCGCGACGAAGCCTCATGGTTTCCCTTCCCCACGGCTCTGCGCGACTTCAGCCGGGAATTCAACGAGGCCGCCGGTATTATCAACCGGGCCTTTGCCTGCAACTTTCGCGAGGCTGCGTCCTTCAAGCAGGTGCAGGCCGAAGCCCCCCGCCTGGCGGAACTCTTGCGTGAGCTGCGCAAGCGTCTGCAAAACCTGCGCATGGTGCGCGACGGTACCCTGTTCGGCCTGACCATGGCCCGCACCTTCATCTGGGTGGAGGCCGTGGGGCTGCTGCTTTGCTTTATCGGTGTGCCCGTGGTGGTTTTTTGGGGCGACGCCCTGCGTCTGGGCTGGCTTAAGCAGATCCTGGGCGCAGACCAGTGGTCCATCCAGAAGGTGCTCATCCTTATCGTCAGTGTCGTGGCCTTGGGGCTGGCCGCCCTGCGCACTACCCTGACCTTTGACCGCAAGCGGGAAAAGCTCCTGGAGCAGGCGCGGGAACAGCGTGAGCAGGCCCAGCGCGCCCGGCTGGAAAAGATCAAACGCCAGCGCCGCGCTGAAGCGGAAAAGGCCGAGCGTGAACGCTCGGCCCTGGCTGCGCGAGAGATGAAAAAGCAGCGAGATCGTGCGTAAAACCGCTTGGCGCAGGGCGCACTTGCGCGCGAGGCGGCAGACAGCCTGCTTTCCTTTGAGAAACCTTCCCGAAGGAAGAGCCGTATGGGGAGCAAAGGGCGGGCCTTTGCCCTTGAAAGGTTTATTCCTGGCCCAGCTCGTGTTTGAGCCATGCCTTGACGGTGGGCGTAGGCGCGCTTATACCGCGCCAGTTGCCGTGGGCCTGGTGAAAGTCCGCCAGCAGTTCTTCCGGCAAAGGGACAGTAATCAGATCTTCGGCCTGTTCAGAATTGCGGCGCACCAGACGTACTACGGGCGGGTTCTGCCAGCTGTCCACCACAAAATAATGGGAAACGTCGTCCTTGGAACGCACGGGCGGGTATTCCGAATGCCAGTCGTTGTTGCCCCACTCCAGATACATGGTCACGGCGTGTTCCGGAGTCAGGTTCCAGTCGATGTCATAGAGGGCGAAATCCTTGAGCTGGGGCATAAGCGACCTCCTTGGTGCAAAGATCCCCTGGGCCGTTGCGCCACAGGCTTTGTGATTTATCAATAACAATTCTTGATAAATCTGGCAAGCCCCCAGCGTCCCTTTCGTGTGCGCCGGTGGTGCGCCGCTAGAGCAGAGTACCGTTGAGAACACATATTCTCAACGGCTACGGCACGTTTGTTCCGGATCTTACCCGTGCAACTACATAGTGGTGCTGTCTTTGCCCGTAACTTCCTTCCTCGTAACGGGCCAGGCGCTTGCGTTGCAACGGCTGAAACTGCGCTTGCACCTCCACGGCGGGCGTCTGCATCCGTAGCCGCCAGGCCTTGCAACGCTGTAAGGCCTTACTGCCCCTGCGCGGCAATCCAGGCATTGGCCTCTTCAAGGTGGAGCGTTCCTTCGTAGAGGGCTCTGCCGCTCACGGCCCCTACCAGGCTGGTGCTGCCCACCAGGGGGTAGAGGCGCTGCACGTCTGCCAGGGTGGCCACGCCTCCGGCGGCAATGACCGGCACGCGCGCAGCGCGGGCCAGGTGTTCCAGGGCGGGCAGGTTTACGCCGCTCTGCATGCCGTCGCGGTCGATATCCGTATAGATGATGAAGGCCGCGCCGTCGTCCTGCAGGCGGGGCAGCACGTCGTCCACGCTGAGGCCCGTGTCCGCCACCCAGCCCCGGCTTTTGAGCCGACCGCCTTCCGCGTCCAGTGAAACGCCCACCCGACCGGGAAAGGCGCGGCAGAGCGCGGCAAAAGTTTCCGGCTTTTCCAGGGCCAGGGTGCCGATGATGCAGCGGGTTACGCCCGCATCCAGGTAGGCGCGGGCCGTTTCCAGATCGCGGATGCCGCCGCCCAGCTGCACGGGAATGGTCAGGGCCGCGCAGATGCGGGCCACCACTGCGCGGCTCTTGGCCGCGCCGTCAAAAGCGCCGTCCAGGTCCACCACATGCAGCCAGCGCGCGCCGCGTTCCTGCCAGGAGCGGGCCGCTTCCGCGGGGTCTTCGGCAAAAACCGTGCTGTCGTCGGCGCGGCCGCGCCGCAGGCGCACGGCCTTGCCGTTCTGAATGTCCACAGCGGGGAAAATGATCATAAACCTATATCCTTCACAGCCTTGCGCATGCCTTCTGCGGCCAGTTGCTCGGCCGTGACCCATTGGCCCCGACGTTTAATAAACGTGCCCATATTCAGCAGGTTGTCCGCCAGGCCTACCTGCTGCTCGTCGTATACGGAGCGGGAGGCCACCTCGCCCTCGTCCACCCGCAGGAGGAAAAATTCCACCCGCACATGCGCGGCGTTGGTCACCCCGGCCTTGGAGC contains:
- the queF gene encoding preQ(1) synthase, with amino-acid sequence MTSRSQDQTGNLKVLGSGRLHAPEGGPSVALLESFPNCFPQRPYVISFTFPEFTSLCPVTGQPDSGIITVEYIPDQRCVESKSFKLYMFAFRNHQSFMETITNTVLEDLRALMDPCWCRVKGLFAPRGGTRIHVFAEDFKELPEERERLVRAAVAAWKSEPDPHRP
- the murJ gene encoding murein biosynthesis integral membrane protein MurJ → MXPVTEKPHAPTAPEAPAAQLARTAARLGGYALASRLLGLLRDMCMAWLVGSGPTADALAAALRLPHALRRLLGEGSLSMSLTAALVRHCRPDTAAGRSYLAQVGRALAVRLGAALALLLLLAVAAAPWLATGLAPGFAGPERELAIFLLRLCLPYGLAACMAALGTALLHSLGLFRLPGLSPVLFNVVALAFAGAAALGLCPPAPALALGMSCAGLAQWALLWWGARRALRRPGPTGASLGGAAAALSETVVAAAARSAPAPAPVSAAGAAAWRCLAGTPAGLLGACAPQFCLLAAAALASGLGAGLVAGLYYAERLLEVPLGLVGACLGTASLPALSRLAAQGRQADFAAALRTALRLTLLLSLPAVAGLWAVGAPLVRALFCHGAFDAQAAQTAWLMLTGFLPALPALACNRSLLAACNALGQERRTALSALAAVASTLAVGAALVHSRGAGLLPLAFVPPLAAGVGLWLQTGFLLRALAVALGRAGAANAGAVAVSACLPGWAAVLRHGLAALVTGLAARGLVLLTEGWPPGSGLAVAVSGGAVAWVMGLLLLRDGDMLALAAHLRGRGVLDSVRETRGTAPRR
- the ftsY gene encoding signal recognition particle-docking protein FtsY — translated: MGFFSAIKKIFGGEPGEAAPGTVAPEGSGPVAPAPAAPAVAPQGGASETAPESASATEAVASSASPAVAAQETALTLRLREAEPRLSVWLGIVLEGVEETGEALRQRLLFLLRALDAPEAEAQAFVRDFEGWLARMDYRLVEEFRSELQYRLALALDLEDEEDERNRLFVKISEGLSRTREQLARGLDTLFAGHGELDEAFWEELEELFIMADLGYEPALELVERLKERARKEKITQSEGVRELLKAELEDIFRAPRRIAAVNPPEVVLMIGVNGVGKTTTIAKLAHRERMQGKKVMIAAADTFRAAAIEQLQVWAERVGALFYARQAGSDPAAVAYEAVERAVKEGVDVLFVDTAGRLQTKVNLMEELAKIRQVLGKKHPGAPHRSILVIDATTGQNALSQVKLFKEAAGVDELILTKLDGTAKGGVAIAVAMQHHLPITYVGLGEKLEDLRPFNGADYARALLEAPSSSAPVGR
- a CDS encoding molybdenum cofactor biosynthesis protein MoaE, yielding MDINKTLQELKARPGFAEHVGMTLVHNGVVRAWSRKDHSPVSQVRVTPDRAKMSAICREMEQRPGIFAILAESAEGLLRPGDDLLFLVVAGDIREHVKATFAELLDRIKAEAVLKQEYGQD
- a CDS encoding tetratricopeptide repeat protein; this translates as MAQLSQLLARLPECREVRMSATGHVLWVCWQGTLAPAVGQTLLNYGGMQVGEAAEQSLWFFFTDDVFLALARLQVWGNFNELAVGVELMPGRLQMGRRREATVLLDAALQNQEMLVTDQLDVWVHPKSREGRGTMPGISFERHAARQGMAAADWSGMVVDVRMPYASTQSWFAILHPLGSPLDKAFQAGWSAMFKRVEALLQQLKIKFIVHETFVMLALENLLMLRTFMRDYLHSFDKEHGEGAHWPCVCVLADRNNLNFNSELPKKIGLQWDKLMPDFPYLSYRNAYLLGEGFTVQDLRYTGEQMSVDNWCNVLLDENSLSGRSIPLLMPGQLTAGNGVGCFYCGVHSHTAEQCPTRACPPSRAQVWDDLAGMDLESINEGFRQTELALAEQGVAAYPALLAGGGPAATVLAAVLDLNGACQLRNVPRRWLYRSHDPDTEGENPARDDSPAWVLLDALAGAGPDELADLEKRITQTIARHQRDPRLRMVLAFTQVERGELERALGSFREAASLTPSPALQAWNEFLQARLAEEQGQFGSAIEQYTQVWRVMPQWREVRYRGMVCKVKMGFAEPVLDQIVKLVREDPTYFNRVLIDPALERGRLLILSALYELWEEARKKAEAERVCINELRARLEAWFPADHPVQLQMGERLGNLEALSNVSNYMAFLKVVADRPTLESELDAAIAQQVEDLRNRYKYYLDILQEIRDEASWFPFPTALRDFSREFNEAAGIINRAFACNFREAASFKQVQAEAPRLAELLRELRKRLQNLRMVRDGTLFGLTMARTFIWVEAVGLLLCFIGVPVVVFWGDALRLGWLKQILGADQWSIQKVLILIVSVVALGLAALRTTLTFDRKREKLLEQAREQREQAQRARLEKIKRQRRAEAEKAERERSALAAREMKKQRDRA
- a CDS encoding DVU0772 family protein codes for the protein MPQLKDFALYDIDWNLTPEHAVTMYLEWGNNDWHSEYPPVRSKDDVSHYFVVDSWQNPPVVRLVRRNSEQAEDLITVPLPEELLADFHQAHGNWRGISAPTPTVKAWLKHELGQE
- the hisA gene encoding 1-(5-phosphoribosyl)-5-[(5-phosphoribosylamino)methylideneamino]imidazole-4-carboxamide isomerase, translated to MIIFPAVDIQNGKAVRLRRGRADDSTVFAEDPAEAARSWQERGARWLHVVDLDGAFDGAAKSRAVVARICAALTIPVQLGGGIRDLETARAYLDAGVTRCIIGTLALEKPETFAALCRAFPGRVGVSLDAEGGRLKSRGWVADTGLSVDDVLPRLQDDGAAFIIYTDIDRDGMQSGVNLPALEHLARAARVPVIAAGGVATLADVQRLYPLVGSTSLVGAVSGRALYEGTLHLEEANAWIAAQGQ